From Parambassis ranga chromosome 9, fParRan2.1, whole genome shotgun sequence, the proteins below share one genomic window:
- the LOC114441232 gene encoding testis-expressed protein 43-like has protein sequence MGDAAGSSDQHDPRQSCSHIPTFSTRHPMIPKLYVMPWRQDMKNRKLLMKNAALAGIPVVPLEETLCLGGRERLCHSQDSTHSSTSSSSASSSPPLRQTGLTAHHSSPFSRYNSSVVTTRQLYQT, from the exons TCCCAGGCAGTCCTGCTCACACATCCCGACGTTCTCCACCCGACATCCCATGATCCCCAAACTGTACGTGATGCCATGGAGACAGGACATGAAGAACCGGAAGCTTCTGATGAAG aacgCGGCTCTAGCAGGTATCCCTGTGGTTCCTCTGGAGGAGACTTTGTGTCTCGGTGGTCGGGAGCGTCTCTGTCACAGCCAGGACTCcacccacagctccacctcttcctcctccgcctcctcctcgcCTCCTCTCCGGCAGACAGGTTTGACAGCTCATCACTCCTCTCCCTTCTCCAG GTACAACAGCTCTGTGGTGACGACCCGGCAGCTCTACCAAACCTGA